CCACGATGATCCATTGTCCATCTTTTGCCTGCACTTCCAATCCGTTCACTTCATTTTGATACAATATGGTCACCATGTTTTTATCTGTGTGCGTTGTTAGGCCAAGCTCGGTTTCATGGCTTTTAGGGGAATCATATTTCTGAACTCGAACAAGGTAATTTGTTGACTCTATGTGCTCATCTATATATTTTTCGAGTCCGAAGCTTTCAAGAACTAGCTTACGCACAATTTGATCCAATTCGGATAGTTGCTCCGTGAATGAGCGAATATTCTTGCTACCGAGACGAGTAAATTATGACATCAACAGTGTTTTTCAAGAAAATGGTTCACAaggaaatataaaatataacaaaagCACACAAAACTTACGCTAAACGATGAATCGATCAAACGCTGAGAGCAAGAGAATTAATAAAAAGATTTCGATTGAACATCACATTTGTAATGCAAATCCGCTTCAAATTCCTCGAGTTACAGAATTTTTTAACAAAAGAAATTTGATAATGATTTTATAAAATCTATTTCTCAACTAAAACATTTCAGTTCAACGCAACGTAAAGAATTAGTTTTACACTTTGTCAATAAAAATGAAGAATGGCTATCGTAACcgcaaaaaaaaaatcgatcatTCGGTACCTGAAATCAGGGTTTCCTTCAGACCACATGAGATTCGTGAAGCTTTCGATGCTTCCGAGGTCGAGTGCGTCATCAATTCCCAAGCTTTCGTAAAGTGGCACCAGCGCATGCTGGCCAATGTAACCATGGTAACGCTTATTTGAACTGTTTCGAAGTTTATTCTGCAAAGGGAGCTCGAAAAGCTGCCTCGAACCTTCAATCACCGAGTCTCGGAGGTTACTATGAATCTGATCGAATGTTGCCTCGAAGCAGCCGAATTCTTGCAGGGCGAACCTCACTTGGTTCTTCACAGATTCCCAGCTCGGAGTTTTGCTTTCTTGTTTCAGTTCGGAAaaattgatgattggaagcttGATCGTTTCGGAGCCCATCTTTGTTTTTGACTTTTGGATCTGCCGATTGATGTTGGATTGGAAAATGGAGGAAGTacttgttattattattatttctttttttaaaaagacaaatttatagtttttaaaatatctacattattattattatctctTTTTTAAAAAGACAAATTTTTAGTTATTGAAATATcaacattattattttatttttttttaaaagaaaaatttattgtttttaaaatatcaacGTCATGTCAAGTTGACTTTTGTTTAATTTTTCTTGCTACCTAAAATAGTTAGCATTCTTTTGTCAAAAAATTCAAGTGGGCATGGCGACAACAGGCGTGTCTTGTGACATCGTTTTTCTCaccaaattatattttaattaagcatcTCAAATATTAATCGACAttaattatatacatatatatatatatatatatatatatatatatttatatatatatgtgtgtgtgtgtgtgtgtgtgtgttgagtAAAGGTTGGGTGTCTCTCTAAGACATGCTACACTATAAGTCAATGGGAGTTCAAAGCATTGATTTAGGCCAACCCGTTATGTTCTGTTAGGGAAGGTTGGGAGCCGTTACTTAGGGGAGTTGGGATAAGCTGTGGGATTATAAGATACACAGGGGACTTACTTGGGCATACGGGGAACTCTCGGCTGATAAGAGAAAGGGACATGAAATACACTGAAGGATACATGACAGCGCATGCACATCAGAAAGGAAGAGATCAAGAAGAAAAGCTTGACAGAAATCTTCTGTAGTGCCATGGTTAATGATTGTATTTGTAAATACTCCCTGGTGATTCAATAAAGAAATGAGTCTTCTTCCTTCCCGTGGATGTAGGTCATTCAAGGCCGAACCACGTAAATATTTCTCTGTCTCGTGCAATTTTACTTTCCTTTGTGTGTGCTTCATTATCTTGTTCGGGGAGTGACATAAGAGAGTTCGTCCAGAATCGAAAAGCTAAGTTTGTGAATATAGGCAAGACTTATAACAagtggcgccgtctgtgggaagccAATCCACGATTGATCAACAAATCAAGAAGATGGGATCAATGAAATACGACATTGAGAAATTCACGGGAAACAATGATTTTGAGTTATGGAGAATCAAGATGCGTGCCATCTTGATTCAGCAAGGACTTCTCGAATCCTTGAAGGAGGAAGAATCATCACAAGAAGGAGAGGATGACCAATGCAGCCAAGGCACAAAGTGCCATAATTCTGTGCTTGGGTGATAAACCCCTTCATGAAGTCTCAAAAgaaaacacagctgttgctatgtGGGGTAAACTTGAAAAAATGTATATGAAAAAGTCCCTTGCTAATAGGTTGTACCTGAAACAAAGATTGTATTCATACAAAATTGAAGAAAGCAAGGGAATCTCTGACCAGATGGATGACTTCATCAAGATCCTTGATGATCTTGAGAATATCGAAGTAAAGTTAGAAGAAGAGGATAAGGCTCTGATATTGCTCAATTCCCTCCCAAGTTCTTATGAACATTTTAGGGATGCCCTACTGTATAGAAGGGAACAATCCATCACCCTGGAAGAGGTACAATCTGCCATCAAAGCCAAAGAATTACAAAAAATGATCCAGGCACAAGGACACACTCATGGTGGGCACGCTCATGATGAGAGTCTGAACACTCGGGTGAGGACTGAAAGAAAATACTATAAGGACAAAAGAGGTCGATCGAGATCCAAAAGCCACACAAGATATAAGTGCTACATATGCCATAAAGAAGGACATTTTAAGCGTAACTGTCCAGaaaggaagaagaagggccAAGAAAGAAAGAATGATGATGGTGAAGCATCTGTGGCCTCAGAAGGATATGGATCGGCTGAAGCCCTTACAATTTCAGATCAAGATACAATGAACGAGTGGATACTGGATTCAGGGTGCACATTCCACATGTGCCCTTCAAAGTCCTGGTTCGAATCACTGCAAGAATAAGACTTAGGACTGGTTATCATGGGGAATAATAAGTCATGCAGAGTGAAGGGAATCGGAAATGTAAGGCTTAGGATGCATGATGGAGTGGACAGAGTATTGAAACAAGTGAGGTATGTCCCTGAACTTAAAAGGAACCTCATATCATTGGGCACCCTTGAAGCCAATGGATATACTTTCAAATCTGAGAACGGAAACATGAAAGTTCTTAGAGGGTCTCTTGTTATCATGAGGGCTGTTAGAAAGAACTCCTTGTACATCCTATCAGGAAATACAGTGCTAGGAGGGTCTTATAACGTTGAAAAACAAGATATCAGGTCTAAACTTTGGCACCTAAGACTTGGCCACATAAATGAAACATGGATAATTGAATTGTCAAGACAAAACGTTCTCTGTGGAGACAAGATTCATGGTCTGGAAACATGTGAGTACTACTGCATCCTTGCGAAAGCAAAGCGAGTAAGTTTTGGAGTAGGAAGTCACACTACATCCAGACCATTTGAGTATGTACACTCAGATGTGTGGGGACCCTCAAGGACAGTCACACATGGAGGTGGAAGGTATTTTATGACAATATTGCATGACTACTCGAGAAGGCTATGGGTTTATGTATTGAAGTCGAAGGACGAAGCATTCTTAAAGTTTAAAGAATGGATAATACTGACTGAAAATCAGTTAGACAAAAAGCTAAAACACTTAAGGACAGACAATGGCCTTGAATACTGCTCTGAGCAATTCAATGAGTTGTGTCAACAAAAGGGCATTGTAAGGCACAAGACTGCTCCTGGAACACCACAGCAGAATGGTCTGGCTGAACGAATGAATAGAACTCTGCTTGAAAGGGTAAGGTCCATGATATTAAATGTTGGTCTACCTAAAACTTTCTGGGGAGAAGCAGTAGCCACTGCGTGTTACTTGATCAATAGAAGCCCATATAGTGCTTTGAAATCCAAAACACCTATGGAGTACTGGTATGGTAAAACCAGCAGATTACTCGGACCTCAAAGTTTTTGGGTGCTTGGCATATGCACATGTCAAGCAAGATAAACTAGAAGCAAGAGCTCTTAGATGTATTTTCATAGGCTATCCCCCAGGAGTTAAAGGATACAAGATGTAGAACCTAGAACAAGCTGGCCCGAGGTGTATTATCACAAGAGATGCTACTTTTGATGAAACTAAGATGAGATATTCACATATCAGAGGTAGCACTACTACTACAACCGAAAATCTCACCTCTAGTTCCCAAGTTGAGGTGGAGAATGCTGGGGAGTCAGTAAGACTACAATAGGGCCAAAGATGATACTGATAAAAGACTATCAGATCTGGAACAAGAACCTGAATCTGATATAGATTAAAATCAATACATGTTAGCAAGAGACAGACAAAGGAGACAGATCAAAACACCTCAGAGATTTGCCCAAGCCGATATGATATCATATGCACTTACAATAGCTGAGCAGGTGGAAACAGCTGAACCTGTAACATTCATTGAATCCATGAAAAGTAAAGACAGAAGTAAATGGCTGGAGGCAATGAAGGAAGAAATGGACTCTCTGAATAAAAAACAAAACGTGGGAACTTGTTGATAGACCAAAATGGTAGAGAGTGGTAGGCTGTAAATGGATTTTTAAGATGAAAGAAGGCGGTCCAGACAATTCTAATTCAAGATATAAGGCGAGACTAGTGGCAAAAGGCTATACGCAACTAGAAGGAATGATTTCCAAGAAATCTTCTCTCCAGTTGTTAAACATGGTTCCATTAGACTCATGCTAGCCCTGGTCAATCAATTGGACTTAGAATTAGAACAAATTGATGTCAAAACGGCTTTCCTCCATGGTGAACTTGAGGAAACCATATTCATGGACCAACCTGAAGAATACTCAAGGGAAATAAACAAAAACAAAGTGTGCCTATTGAAGAAGTCcctatatggtcttaaacagaGCTCGAGGCAATGGTACAGAAGGTTTGATGAGTTTACGACAAATATACACTTCATGAGAAGCAAATTTGACAGCTGCTTATATATGAAGAATGAAGGGGCTCAACCAAGTACGTACTTGctaatatatgttgatgatatactAATAGCAAGCAAGAAAAGAGAAGATCTTGAAGCTCTTAAAAGGCAGTTGAGCTCTGAGTTTGATATGAAGAAGCTGGGAGAAGCAAAGAAAATTCTTGGGATGGAAATAAGCAGAGACCGAGAAAGGGGAACACTTTTTCTCAATCAAAATTTGTACATCTTGAAGGTACTCCAATGGTTTAGAATGCATGAAGCTAAGGAAGTTAATACTCCCTTAGGGCAACTATTTCAAATTGTCCAGTGATCAGTGTCCCATAGATAACCAAGAAAAGAGGCTTATGGAAAGTGTGCCCTATTCTAGTGGGGTGGGGAGTTTGATGTATGGAATGGTTAGTACTAGACCCGATCTGTCATATGCCGTGAGTGTGGTCTCTAGATTCATGTCAAATCTTGGGAGCACTCATTGGGAAGCCTTGAAGTGGATTATGAGATACTTGAAGGGACAGCTAGATATAGGATTGTTGTTCAAGAGAAGAACTGAATTAACTCAGCCCTTGGTTGGGTATGTTGACTCTGATTACGCTGGAAACCTGGATTCAAGGAAGTCCATGACCGGACTCATCTTCACATTGTATGGAACTGCCAGAAGCTGGAAAGCATCTCTTCAGTCTGTGGTGGCATTGTCCACTACCGAAGTTGAATATATAGCCTTAACTGAAGGAGTAAAGGAAGCAATGTGGCTCAGGGGAATTCTGATAGAGCTCAGAGTTAAACAAGATAGTGTATCAGTGCATTGTGATAGCCAAAGTGCTATTCACCTAACAAAACATCTCGTATATCATGAACGGGGTGTAGACATATTGACGTAAAGTTACATTTTATACGGGATGTCATTGCTGAGGGGGATATCAAGGTGGAGAAGAAGATCTCAACACATGATAATCCAGCTGATATGTTAACAAAAGGGCTGCTACAAGCTAAGTTTATGCAATGCTTGGACTTGGTAAGTGTGGTGACAGTGAACTAATCCCATTGGGGAGTTGGAAGGAAGATAACGAGTTCTTTGTGAGACAAGGTGGAGATTGTTGAGTAAAGGTTGGGTGTCTCTCAAAGACATGCTACGCTATAATTCAATGGGAGTTCAAAGCATTGATTTAGGCCAACCGGTTATGTTCTGTTAGGGAAGTTGGGAGCCGTTACTTAGGGGAGTTGGGACAAGCTGTGGGATTATAAGATATACAGGGGACTTACTCGGGCATACGGGGAACTCTCGGCTGATAAGAGAAAGGGACATGAAATACACGGAAGAATACATGACTAGTGCATGCACATCAGAAAGGAAGAGATCAAGGAGAAAAGCTTGACAGAAATATTCTGTAGTGCCATGGTTAATGATTGTATTTGTAAATACTCTGTGGTGATTCAATAAAGAAATAAGTCTTCTTCCTTCCCGTGGATGTAGGTCATTCAAGgccgaaccacgtaaatctttcTCGGTCTCGTGCAATTTTACTTTCCTTTGTGCGTGCTTCGTGATCTTGTTCAGGGGAGTGACATAAGAGTGTTCGTCCAGAATCGAGAAGCTAAGTCTGTGAATATAGGCAAGACTTATAACAATATATAGTACGTAAGTATTGTAATATTAAATttcaaacataaaatcatattgTAGCTTTGGAAGCAGATGGTGCTCTAATTTTGTATTGAAAGAAGAAATTGAAAATGATAGATTCCAAGTGGAAGAGCTAGAGGTGGGTGGTATCATTAATAAAGAATGTCTCGCATGAGATGTAAAATGCATTAAAGAAAATTAATTTGGTGgagtttaaaaataataaaatgataATTGAACAAATTGGAGCTTATACATATACAGTCTACGCTACGGAAAATAATATCGAATGAGAAATATAATCATTTGAAATATTCAAAGCTCTTtgggaattaaacatataatgTGATGAACCGAATTTTTAAAGTGCTGAGAATaaatttagagttttatttcttacattttGAGCTCAAGGATCTTAATGAATTATTTTcctaacaattaaaaatacagctATCATTCGAGCTAAGAGTTGGAAATCATCATGATGCAATAAAATGACATTTTAGATCATTTAGGCGACCATTTGGTTTAAGTAAGTTTTGACCATAATTAAGGCTTGATTTGGGCCTCAAGAAATCGTGAATAGGCATGATCGAGCCTACTCGAGCACCATTGTGCAGCTGAATTCGAGTACTTCCAGTCGAATTTGTAGGCAACAACCATGCAAAATTGGGCAACATTCTACCCAATTAGTTGTCCGAACCAAGAAGAGATCAATTGGGTCGGGCTTCGTTCAAGCTACAATCGAGCCTACCTCGAGCATCCATGTTCATGCATTTCTAGCAGAGTTTATGCAGAAACTAGCTAacattttaatgtgttattatgTCCATGGATCATGTCCAAATACCAATCCAAGGTATTGTCTGATTCtctttgagttttgtccaagtTCTGCAAAGATTTCGTTCAAGAATAAATCTCACATCTGAACCAAGTGTAAGTGAACTCgtatatgttttaaaataatatatatgtgtTAAAAGTAGATCAATTATTGTATGTTTTGCTATGCCTCAGTTCTGGTATTACATCTTTTGCTAAGTTTTGTTTCGAATTCATCAATCATTTTCATCGATGTATTCCTTCGTTCCAGGTGAAAAGTATATTTGATATATATGATTCGAATAATGGCATATCGGGAAAGTTTGTGAGAAAAAAGACTCCAGATGGAACTTGTTTATGAGATAAGGCCTAGAGAGTGCCTTGATACAAGAAAAGGCCCAGAGTGAGTGCTAGCGGTAGGACTGTGGGGCGGACAACTGTTGTGAGAGGAGCTGGAATCGCTGTCAGTTTAAGCTTTTCTCCAAATTCAGTTATGATGGTTGAGGGGTAGTCAGCTACAGCTTTTTCTTCAGTGTGGCAGCTGGCTAAACTGACTGAATTAGAACGAATGGAAGAGGTTTGTTCAGCTCCTGATGGCAATAGTCTGAGCTCAGGAAGAGCTCCAGGAGTGGCAACTGACTTGGTCTTCTAAGATTGGCTTCTTCAGCAGTACATGAGAAGGGGTCTTCTCCGAATACTTGGTAGTCAGGACTAGTTTCTTTTTGGACTTGGAAGCAGCAGCTGGTTTTACCTTGTTAGTTTTATTGAACTTAGTAGCTGGCTTGTCAACGCCTGATTCTTTGGTTGAACTTTGGTGGCTGTGAATATTTGGAACTTAATAATTAAAGAGGAAGATTCTGGAAATATCCCTAAATCCTCAACTAGCCTACTCAGCTGAAGTACGAAGCCTTTTGACTACTTTGATGTCCGCACCATATTCTTCAAGATTGTGAAGAGGATAGATGACCAGTTCATTTTAATCCCCTTGACAATAACAGTTACAGCCTGGAACTTTTCAAGTGTTAGGGCAGCAAAAAAACCTGTTTTTGCTAGAATGCCCTTCGCAACAATATCAGTCTGTTGTTGGTACTCTGGCTttagttccttctttggatcagaCACTTTGATCTTTTGTCCAGTTGCTGATAGAGAGGTTTTCATTTCTGCAATATCAGAGGCAGAAACCTCTGAGAAACTCGAGACGCCTTAAGTTGGGAGTTGAAACAAAGTTCTGAAAAACTCTTCATCCACGTTCAGAATGTGGTCGTTCACCTTCATCTGAATCGTCCAGTCATCAGTGAGTGAGCTGGACTCATAGATAGAGAGAATCTCAACATAATAGCTTTCTTGGGTTGCCAACCATAGAAAGGTACGAAGCCCAGATGCTTCAATTTTTTCAAATAGACTGTGAACTGATTCTTCAGAATTTGCGAATATTGATTCAAAATATATTGCAACAGCATTCAGCAGATAGGGTGGTGTTTGAGATTCTATTTGAGTTGGTTTTTAGCTGTAAGGAAAGAAGAATGCAATTGAATTGCTCTGAAATTCGAGAGTTAGAAACTTTGGAAATGGTGAGAACACTTTTGTGAAGGCATTTTCTATTTATATCTCGTGATCGGTCAAATTTTGGACACGTGGCAGTCCGTGAAAAGTTTGACCAAATAAATAAGATATTCAACCGTTGGTCATTTAAATTTAGAAATTGAAGCTTGGCAATTATACAAAAacggaaataaaatatttgaaattcaaaatttgaataaGCAATTTATACTTGGTCACAATTTCAATTAAGGAATTTAAACAAATTAAAGTTAATCAACTTGTGGGATAAGATCGGTTTATTTAGGTACTAACTGATCAATTTGAAATTGATTCAGTTTAATTTGTGAACAACACTGATGTCTTATCAGTTGACTTAACGATGCTCAACGTTCCCCCTGAATTAAGcatttaagataaatcaataagccctaaaatatttttaaagtaagaaaacttaatCTCGGGTAATGGTTTAGTGAAGATTTAGTTGCTTGTTATTCAGTTGATATATACTCCAATATGATGTCCTTCttgagagcatgatctctgatgaactGATGTATGACATCAATGTGCTTGGTTCTGTAGTGATGAACTGCATTATTTGTACATCACTACATTATATGTAATTGCAATGGAGCTGGTGTTGTCACAAAAGATTGGTGACTTTTCAGCTACTattccataatctttcagttgttgctgaatctagagcagttgagcacatcAACTTCCCGCAACTAAATATTCAGCTTTAGTGTGGAAGTGGCGATATATATTTGCTTTTTACTGAACCATGATATCAGTCTGTGTCTTAGAAACTCAAAAGACCTACTTGTACTTTTGCAATCAAGCTTACATCttgcatagtctgcatctgaatagccaactaaattggaAGATGTATCCTTAGCATACGATAAGCCCATATTCTATGTGTCTTTTAGATATTTCAATATACATTTAGAAGCTAGGAAATGCGATTGTG
This is a stretch of genomic DNA from Primulina eburnea isolate SZY01 chromosome 11, ASM2296580v1, whole genome shotgun sequence. It encodes these proteins:
- the LOC140804621 gene encoding probable 2-oxoglutarate-dependent dioxygenase AOP1, coding for MGSETIKLPIINFSELKQESKTPSWESVKNQVRFALQEFGCFEATFDQIHSNLRDSVIEGSRQLFELPLQNKLRNSSNKRYHGYIGQHALVPLYESLGIDDALDLGSIESFTNLMWSEGNPDFSKNIRSFTEQLSELDQIVRKLVLESFGLEKYIDEHIESTNYLVRVQKYDSPKSHETELGLTTHTDKNMVTILYQNEVNGLEVQAKDGQWIIVEPSPDSFVVMIGQAFHAWTNGRLHSAHHRVMMKGSVARYSIGLFSVPKEGYIIKSPEEMVDEEHPLLFKPYEHFEFVKFFYTPEGLKSSDALKAYCGA